GCCTGATCCATAATAAAGCACCTGTCTTCCCGCCCGCATCACCAGCTCACCTTCTCCCAGTTCCCACCTTGTCTGTACATACATTTGCAGCAGATCCAGCCCGTCCTCATCCACCGGGGCCAGTGCTGCCCGTTTCCCCTGCATCTCCCCCCACGTTAGCTCAGCCGCCAGCGTAAACTCCCGCTCATAGGCCAACGACATGAACGCCTGAATCCGATGATGCACCCAGGCATCCTTGCTCAATCCAACAAACCCAAAGTCTGGATTCCGATAGGCCTCGGCCATTGTCCTCGCATGCCCGGCCAGGTGTGCCTGCCAGCTTTTGCTTTCCAGTGGGCTCCATTCCTGCACAAATAAAGATTCAGCCGGTGGGGGCACCTTGTCCCAGGGCTCCAGCATAACCGTTTGCCCTTGTGTCCCTACGGTAACCGCAGCACCCAGCAGTGCCCAAAGAGGCCTGCAGATTCGTGCGGGTATGCGCAGTTTCATGGTAACGGGTCATCATCATTCATTCACTCGGATGCAGCCAGGAGTGCATCAGCTTCGTCACTGCCGGCATCACCAGCCAAGTCAGACACACCACCATGCATCCGGAGATGATCAGTGCGGCCAGCGGCTTCGGCAGACTGTGCAGTTGCGGGGCCAGGACCATGCCCAGCAGCAGGCTCGTCGGATAAACCCCAGCCCAGGTCGCCAGGGCCATCTTCCACCGTGGCGGTCGCGGCGCATCCGGTTGGCGGAACCACGCCTCCAGCCCATGCAGATCCCGGAAATCCGGGGCCCCGTCCGTCAGATGGGCGATCTCCTTTTCCCATTCCAAATAAAGTGCCGAGGCATAAAACGCATCCCGGTCCTGCGCCGTGGCAAACGTGCGCAGGATTCCATACTCAGGATGCTTCGCCCCCGGTGCCGGATGCAGCATCTGCACACCTTGGGTCCCCTTCACATCCAGAGACCGCCGGGCAAAATGACTCAGCCTTTCTTCAAACTCCGCCTCACTTCCTGGGCGGACGCGGCGGGTGATGGCGACATGGATGCTCATATATAATTAGAGTTATGGAAAAACGGCAGGCGCGCAGAATCCGGCAGCAGTCAAGACAGCCCCGCATTCCGCGCGCCCTCGAAACGTGATCAATGCTTCAAACCGCCCGTCACCACCTGCGGCACCTGGGCAGACTGCGCCGCTTTGTGTACCATCGTGTAGGCATACTCCACGCCCACGCCATAAGCCCCGCCCTGCTCTTTCAGGATGCTCATCAGGCTGTTGTAATGCTCACGGTTCTTCCAGTCCCGCTGCCATTCCAGCAGCGCCGGGATGCTCGTCACCCGTGTGGCTCCCGCCTGCACCATCCGGCTCATCGCCGCCTCATGCGCCGCTGGCGATGTCGCCCCGCAGCAGTCCTCCACCACATAAATGTTATACCCTGCACCGATCATCTCAATTGTTGGCCAGGTCACGCACACCTCCGTCCACAGCCCGGTCATCAGGATGTTCTTCTTGCCCGTAGCCTCAATCGCCGCACGGAATCCCGCATCATCCCAGGAGTTCATGGATGTGCGCTCCACAATCGGCTGTCCTGGAAACACATCCAGCAGTTGCGGCCAGATGTAGCCGCTGAAGGATTCCGTCTCCACCGCTGTCAGCACTGCCGGCACATTAAATTCTTTGGCCACCCGGGCCAGCAAAGTCACATTGTTGATGAGTGTCGCCCGGTCAATGTTGGCGACCCCGAAAGTCATCTGCGGCTGGTGGTCAATGAAAACCACGGCGGTATCTTCAGCAGTATAGAGTTGGTGATAATGGCTCATAGGACGGTGAATCGAATTGTTTTGATTTGACTGACTGCACTTCCATAATGACGCAGAACAAGATCCGCACAATTAGGCACAAAAAAGTGCCTGCTTGCTGGCACCCTTAGCTCTGTGCTCATACACCCTTATGAAGGAAACCAGAATTCAGTGTGA
This portion of the Prosthecobacter sp. SYSU 5D2 genome encodes:
- a CDS encoding antibiotic biosynthesis monooxygenase, with translation MSIHVAITRRVRPGSEAEFEERLSHFARRSLDVKGTQGVQMLHPAPGAKHPEYGILRTFATAQDRDAFYASALYLEWEKEIAHLTDGAPDFRDLHGLEAWFRQPDAPRPPRWKMALATWAGVYPTSLLLGMVLAPQLHSLPKPLAALIISGCMVVCLTWLVMPAVTKLMHSWLHPSE
- a CDS encoding hydrolase encodes the protein MSHYHQLYTAEDTAVVFIDHQPQMTFGVANIDRATLINNVTLLARVAKEFNVPAVLTAVETESFSGYIWPQLLDVFPGQPIVERTSMNSWDDAGFRAAIEATGKKNILMTGLWTEVCVTWPTIEMIGAGYNIYVVEDCCGATSPAAHEAAMSRMVQAGATRVTSIPALLEWQRDWKNREHYNSLMSILKEQGGAYGVGVEYAYTMVHKAAQSAQVPQVVTGGLKH